In Hydra vulgaris chromosome 06, alternate assembly HydraT2T_AEP, a genomic segment contains:
- the LOC100202117 gene encoding nuclear receptor subfamily 2 group E member 1 isoform X1: protein MELYDFVNFQVLAEQVVKEKIEEMKELESKLCQSCRICGDRSSGRHYGVPSCDGCRGFFKRSVRRNVSYACKFQGECVIDLKRRNQCQFCRYQRCLKVGMNKNAVQHERQPKKPQIIPNPNLFTNHFDFSFQKSTITCMNSSISPAISPAGSYDLNNLSPTFVMEKSLSPPVPTLSPTPLSKKASQYSIESLLKKDIDTHENYEIRSSCAQTRFPMLTPPNSPLKAVFESEVNQGVNEILYKVLRSSISRLQTIPALHEFSQEVQIKMITDNCIPVFILTLHEAFIPVDMVMMYLRNCMIEQHLTESNQILGKIEVVLREMKYLVVDATEIGYMKAMSLFKPDPLTNLQNSLFHRHFAEARFHLSEHVTRFYNNNGRFSKLLSISNTLHSYPASLASIIFPIIKDVKLFVNHCSSIDGF, encoded by the exons ATGGAGCTTTACGATTTCGTAAATTTTCAAGTTCTTGCAGAACAAGTTGTAAAAGAGAAAATTGAGGAAATGAaag AGCTAGAGAGTAAATTATGCCAAAGTTGTCGAATATGTGGAGATCGGTCATCAGGAAGACACTACGGTGTCCCGTCATGCGATGGCTGTCGCGGATTTTTTAAAAGGAGTGTTCGTCGAAATGTATCTTATGCTTGTAAATTCCAAGGCGAGTGTGTGATTGATTTAAAACGTCGAAATCAGTGTCAATTTTGTCGCTATCAAAGATGTCTTAAAGTCGGAATGAATAAAAACg cagTTCAACACGAACGACAACCCAAAAAGCCTCAAATCATTCCTAATCCTAATTTATTCACAAaccattttgatttttcatttcaaaaaagcACAATTACTTGTATGAACAGTTCAATTTCTCCGGCAATATCTCCTGCAGGATCCTacgatttaaacaatttatccCCGACATTTGTAATGGAAAAATCTTTATCACCACCTGTGCCAACATTGTCTCCAACtcctttatcaaaaaaagctTCGCAATATTCTATTGAATCCCTTCTTAAAAAGGATATTGATACTCATGAAAACTACGAAATAAGATCTTCGTGTGCTCAGACTCGTTTTCCAATGCTAACTCCGCCAAATTCGCCTTTAAAAGCTGTGTTTGAATCTGAAGTCAATCAAGGTGTTAacgaaattttatataaagtccTTCGATCAAGTATTTCACGATTACAAACTATTCCCGCTTTACACGAATTCTCTCAagaagttcaaataaaaatgataacagaCAATTGTATTCCcgtttttatattaactttgcATGAGGCATTTATTCCTGTTGACATGGTGATGATGTATTTACGCAACTGCATGATTGAGCAACATCTCACAGAAAGTAATCAGATTCTTGGAAAAATTGAAGTAGTCTTACGTGAAATGAAATATTTGGTTGTTGACGCAACCGAAATTGGCTATATGAAAGCAATGTCGTTATTTAAACCAG atCCACTTACTAATTTACAAAACTCATTGTTTCATCGACATTTTGCTGAAGCTCGATTTCATCTTAGCGAACACGTGACTCGCTTTTACAACAATAACGGACGCTTTAGTAAATTGCTATCTATATCAAACACTCTTCACAGTTATCCAGCAAGTTTGGCTTCTATTATTTTTCCGATAATTAAAGATGTGAAGTTATTTGTGAACCATTGCTCGTCAATTGATggtttttaa
- the LOC100202117 gene encoding nuclear receptor subfamily 2 group E member 1 isoform X2 encodes MELYDFVNFQVLAEQVVKEKIEEMKELESKLCQSCRICGDRSSGRHYGVPSCDGCRGFFKRSVRRNVSYACKFQGECVIDLKRRNQCQFCRYQRCLKVGMNKNVQHERQPKKPQIIPNPNLFTNHFDFSFQKSTITCMNSSISPAISPAGSYDLNNLSPTFVMEKSLSPPVPTLSPTPLSKKASQYSIESLLKKDIDTHENYEIRSSCAQTRFPMLTPPNSPLKAVFESEVNQGVNEILYKVLRSSISRLQTIPALHEFSQEVQIKMITDNCIPVFILTLHEAFIPVDMVMMYLRNCMIEQHLTESNQILGKIEVVLREMKYLVVDATEIGYMKAMSLFKPDPLTNLQNSLFHRHFAEARFHLSEHVTRFYNNNGRFSKLLSISNTLHSYPASLASIIFPIIKDVKLFVNHCSSIDGF; translated from the exons ATGGAGCTTTACGATTTCGTAAATTTTCAAGTTCTTGCAGAACAAGTTGTAAAAGAGAAAATTGAGGAAATGAaag AGCTAGAGAGTAAATTATGCCAAAGTTGTCGAATATGTGGAGATCGGTCATCAGGAAGACACTACGGTGTCCCGTCATGCGATGGCTGTCGCGGATTTTTTAAAAGGAGTGTTCGTCGAAATGTATCTTATGCTTGTAAATTCCAAGGCGAGTGTGTGATTGATTTAAAACGTCGAAATCAGTGTCAATTTTGTCGCTATCAAAGATGTCTTAAAGTCGGAATGAATAAAAACg TTCAACACGAACGACAACCCAAAAAGCCTCAAATCATTCCTAATCCTAATTTATTCACAAaccattttgatttttcatttcaaaaaagcACAATTACTTGTATGAACAGTTCAATTTCTCCGGCAATATCTCCTGCAGGATCCTacgatttaaacaatttatccCCGACATTTGTAATGGAAAAATCTTTATCACCACCTGTGCCAACATTGTCTCCAACtcctttatcaaaaaaagctTCGCAATATTCTATTGAATCCCTTCTTAAAAAGGATATTGATACTCATGAAAACTACGAAATAAGATCTTCGTGTGCTCAGACTCGTTTTCCAATGCTAACTCCGCCAAATTCGCCTTTAAAAGCTGTGTTTGAATCTGAAGTCAATCAAGGTGTTAacgaaattttatataaagtccTTCGATCAAGTATTTCACGATTACAAACTATTCCCGCTTTACACGAATTCTCTCAagaagttcaaataaaaatgataacagaCAATTGTATTCCcgtttttatattaactttgcATGAGGCATTTATTCCTGTTGACATGGTGATGATGTATTTACGCAACTGCATGATTGAGCAACATCTCACAGAAAGTAATCAGATTCTTGGAAAAATTGAAGTAGTCTTACGTGAAATGAAATATTTGGTTGTTGACGCAACCGAAATTGGCTATATGAAAGCAATGTCGTTATTTAAACCAG atCCACTTACTAATTTACAAAACTCATTGTTTCATCGACATTTTGCTGAAGCTCGATTTCATCTTAGCGAACACGTGACTCGCTTTTACAACAATAACGGACGCTTTAGTAAATTGCTATCTATATCAAACACTCTTCACAGTTATCCAGCAAGTTTGGCTTCTATTATTTTTCCGATAATTAAAGATGTGAAGTTATTTGTGAACCATTGCTCGTCAATTGATggtttttaa